One stretch of Burkholderia sp. NRF60-BP8 DNA includes these proteins:
- a CDS encoding amino acid ABC transporter permease codes for MSYQLQFGELAEYAGVFASGAAITLALTAVATVLGVALGVLGAAAYSADARAAVRLRPLIGAYVEAIRNTPFVVQLFFIFFGLPALGVHIDEYTAAILAMTLNLGAYSVEIVRAGVAAVPNGHLEAASALGMSHAQMLRHVVLPQALAKVFPALSSQIVITMLGSAVVSQISVADLTYAAGYIQSRNFRAFETYFAITLAYLAMALLLRATLGAMGRRLFSRRVRGAR; via the coding sequence ATGAGCTACCAGCTTCAATTCGGCGAGCTCGCCGAGTACGCCGGCGTGTTCGCGAGCGGCGCGGCGATCACGCTCGCATTGACCGCGGTCGCGACCGTGCTCGGCGTGGCGCTCGGCGTGCTCGGTGCAGCCGCATACAGTGCCGACGCGCGCGCGGCCGTGCGATTGCGCCCGCTGATCGGCGCGTATGTCGAGGCGATTCGCAATACGCCATTCGTCGTCCAGCTGTTCTTCATCTTCTTCGGCTTGCCGGCGCTCGGTGTGCACATCGACGAATACACGGCCGCGATCCTGGCGATGACGCTCAATCTCGGCGCGTACTCGGTCGAGATCGTCCGCGCGGGCGTAGCCGCCGTGCCGAACGGGCATCTGGAGGCGGCGTCCGCGCTGGGGATGTCGCACGCGCAGATGCTGCGCCACGTCGTGCTGCCGCAAGCGCTCGCCAAGGTGTTTCCCGCGCTGTCGAGCCAGATCGTGATCACGATGCTCGGTTCGGCGGTCGTGTCGCAGATCTCGGTGGCCGACTTGACCTATGCGGCCGGCTACATCCAGTCGCGCAACTTCCGCGCATTCGAGACGTACTTCGCGATCACGCTCGCGTATCTGGCCATGGCGCTGTTGCTGCGCGCCACGCTCGGCGCGATGGGACGCCGCCTGTTCTCCCGCCGCGTGCGAGGTGCGCGATGA
- a CDS encoding amino acid ABC transporter permease has translation MIDFTFGQILANLLLAARWTIVLSLVSFVTGGLVGLGLLVMRVSSSTVLRGVAKLYIEVFQGTPLLMQLFIVFFGLPLVGLDVSPWVAATAGLTFFTSAYLAEIWRGCVEAVPKGQWEASASLAMSYVEQLRHVILPQAARIAIAPTVGFGVQAVKDTALVSIIGFTELTKVGIAISNATFRPFVVYGLVALIYFALCYPLTRYARTLQRRWHAAR, from the coding sequence ATGATCGATTTCACGTTTGGGCAAATTCTCGCGAACCTGCTGCTGGCCGCGCGCTGGACGATCGTGCTGTCGCTCGTGTCGTTCGTGACGGGCGGCCTCGTCGGTCTCGGGCTGCTCGTGATGCGCGTATCGAGCTCGACGGTGCTGCGTGGCGTCGCGAAGCTCTATATCGAAGTGTTTCAGGGCACGCCGTTGCTGATGCAACTGTTCATCGTGTTCTTCGGCCTGCCGCTCGTCGGGCTCGACGTTTCGCCGTGGGTCGCGGCCACGGCCGGGCTCACGTTCTTCACCAGCGCGTATCTGGCCGAAATCTGGCGCGGCTGTGTCGAGGCGGTGCCGAAAGGGCAGTGGGAGGCGTCGGCGAGCCTGGCGATGAGTTACGTCGAGCAGTTGCGTCACGTGATCCTGCCGCAGGCCGCGCGCATCGCGATCGCGCCGACGGTCGGCTTCGGCGTGCAGGCGGTGAAGGATACGGCGCTGGTGTCGATCATCGGCTTCACCGAGCTGACGAAGGTCGGCATCGCGATCTCGAACGCGACGTTCCGGCCGTTCGTCGTGTATGGCCTCGTCGCGCTGATCTATTTCGCGCTCTGCTATCCGCTGACCCGTTATGCGCGCACGTTGCAAAGGAGATGGCATGCCGCTCGTTGA
- a CDS encoding amino acid ABC transporter ATP-binding protein, with protein MPLVETRGVEKHFGTHHVLKGIDLSVERGQVVSIIGRSGSGKSTLLRTLNGLESIDAGTISIDGERVDARHADLRALRLKVGMVFQQYNLFPHLSAGQNVMLAQSVVKKAHRQQARAIAELMLERVGLGDKFDAFPEHLSGGQQQRIAIARALAMKPSVLLCDEITSALDPELVGEVLGVIEQLAREDMTLIMVTHEMNFARAVSDRIVFMHQGRVWESGTPDEIFERPQTVELTRFLGTVRHTAPLRVD; from the coding sequence ATGCCGCTCGTTGAAACCCGGGGTGTCGAGAAGCATTTCGGCACCCATCATGTGCTCAAGGGCATCGATCTGTCCGTCGAGCGCGGGCAGGTCGTATCGATCATCGGCCGCAGCGGCTCGGGCAAGAGCACGCTGCTGCGCACGCTCAACGGGCTCGAGAGTATCGACGCGGGCACGATCTCGATCGACGGAGAACGCGTCGATGCACGGCACGCGGACCTGCGTGCGCTGCGGTTGAAGGTCGGCATGGTGTTCCAGCAGTACAACCTGTTTCCGCATCTGAGCGCCGGACAGAACGTGATGCTCGCGCAGTCGGTGGTGAAGAAGGCGCACCGTCAGCAGGCACGTGCGATCGCGGAGCTGATGCTCGAGCGCGTCGGCCTCGGCGACAAGTTCGACGCGTTTCCGGAACACCTGTCGGGCGGCCAGCAGCAACGCATCGCGATCGCGCGTGCGCTCGCGATGAAGCCGAGCGTGCTGCTGTGCGACGAGATCACGTCCGCGCTCGATCCCGAGCTGGTCGGCGAGGTGCTGGGGGTCATCGAGCAGCTCGCGCGCGAGGACATGACGCTGATCATGGTCACGCACGAGATGAACTTCGCGCGTGCGGTGAGCGACAGGATCGTGTTCATGCACCAGGGGCGCGTGTGGGAGAGCGGGACGCCCGACGAGATCTTCGAGCGGCCGCAGACCGTGGAGTTGACGCGGTTTCTGGGCACCGTCCGGCACACGGCGCCGTTACGCGTCGACTGA
- a CDS encoding DUF4148 domain-containing protein yields MSKLIRAVLLSCALSAPIVAFAQTADRALTRADVRADLIRAERDGTLPTPKSDYPPSTETIARNRELYAIAHGDRHMATAATSASVPTASAQ; encoded by the coding sequence ATGAGCAAGCTGATTCGTGCAGTCCTGCTGTCCTGTGCGCTGAGCGCACCGATCGTCGCATTCGCGCAAACCGCCGACCGTGCGCTCACGCGCGCCGACGTGCGCGCCGACCTGATTCGTGCGGAGCGCGACGGTACGCTGCCGACGCCGAAATCGGACTATCCGCCGAGCACGGAGACGATTGCGCGCAATCGCGAACTGTATGCGATCGCACATGGCGACCGGCACATGGCAACGGCCGCGACGTCGGCGTCCGTCCCAACCGCGAGCGCGCAATGA
- a CDS encoding FAD binding domain-containing protein: MEHGSGRKAVIAGGSVGGLFAATALRAAGWDVRVFEQSPYALDSRGGGIVLQPPIERAFAFGGVALPRDAGVDSVDRIYVDTQDRIVQRVAMPQTQTAWNVIYTALKRALPAGVIQAGDAFARFEQDGERIVAHFASGRAETADLLIGADGGRSTVRAQLLPDLRPTYAGYVAWRGLVDERTLPEQVLYLLRERFTFQQGDRHLFLTYLVPGADGATEPGKRRVNWVWYRRLASDRLPSLFLARDGTQRDGSLPPGAMRDDNRAALVDAADRMLAPTLAALVDATPAPFAQAILDLAVERMAFGRAVLLGDAARIVRPHTAAGVAKAADDAVGLAEALRDVARGAAFDAALAGWDARQRAAGALLSARGIALGARLMGTA, encoded by the coding sequence ATGGAACACGGATCGGGCCGCAAGGCCGTCATCGCCGGCGGATCGGTCGGCGGGCTGTTCGCGGCGACCGCGCTGCGCGCGGCCGGCTGGGACGTCCGCGTATTCGAGCAGTCGCCGTACGCGCTCGACAGCCGCGGCGGCGGCATCGTGCTGCAGCCGCCGATCGAGCGCGCGTTCGCGTTCGGCGGCGTAGCGCTGCCGCGCGACGCCGGCGTCGATTCGGTCGACCGGATCTACGTCGACACGCAGGACCGGATCGTGCAGCGCGTCGCGATGCCGCAGACGCAGACCGCGTGGAACGTGATCTACACGGCGCTCAAGCGCGCGCTGCCGGCCGGGGTCATCCAGGCCGGCGACGCGTTCGCGCGGTTCGAGCAGGACGGCGAGCGGATCGTCGCGCATTTCGCGAGCGGCCGCGCCGAGACGGCCGACCTGCTGATCGGCGCGGACGGCGGCCGCTCGACCGTGCGCGCGCAGTTGCTGCCGGACCTGCGCCCGACGTATGCGGGCTATGTCGCGTGGCGCGGGCTCGTCGACGAACGCACGCTGCCCGAGCAGGTGCTGTATCTGCTGCGCGAACGCTTCACGTTCCAGCAAGGCGACCGGCACCTGTTCCTCACCTATCTGGTGCCCGGCGCCGACGGTGCGACCGAACCGGGCAAACGGCGCGTGAACTGGGTGTGGTACCGGCGTCTGGCGTCCGACCGGCTGCCGTCGCTGTTCCTTGCGCGCGACGGCACGCAGCGCGACGGGTCGCTGCCGCCCGGCGCGATGCGCGACGACAACCGCGCGGCACTCGTCGACGCCGCCGACCGGATGCTCGCGCCGACGCTCGCCGCGCTCGTCGATGCGACACCCGCGCCGTTCGCGCAGGCGATTCTCGATCTCGCGGTCGAGCGGATGGCTTTCGGGCGCGCGGTGCTGCTCGGCGACGCCGCGCGCATCGTGCGCCCGCACACGGCGGCGGGCGTCGCGAAAGCGGCGGACGACGCGGTCGGTCTCGCCGAAGCATTGCGCGACGTCGCACGCGGCGCCGCGTTCGATGCCGCGCTGGCAGGCTGGGACGCCCGTCAGCGTGCGGCCGGTGCGCTGCTGTCCGCGCGCGGGATCGCGCTCGGCGCGCGGCTGATGGGCACCGCGTGA
- a CDS encoding alpha/beta fold hydrolase encodes MTTDTLALTHHTVTANGIRQHVIDAGAGPVVVLLHGFPETSFAWRFQIPALARHYRVIAPDLRGYGETDKPAAGYDKRNMARDLAALLDALGIERIALVGHDRGARVATRFAKDFPERVDRLVVMDNVPTRIVAQNMTAQTARAYWFFLFHQVPDLPEALIAGKEAEWLGYFFADWCYDPHAIAGDAFDTYVRAYRRPGAVRGALADYRANAEDVQQDLVDADVRIACPTMAIWGEDFYAVGKMFDMQAVWESMATNLRAEPIAQCGHLPHEEQPERVNALLLDFLRGWAG; translated from the coding sequence ATGACGACCGACACGCTTGCACTCACCCATCACACCGTTACGGCGAACGGCATCCGCCAGCACGTCATCGACGCCGGCGCCGGGCCCGTCGTCGTGCTGCTGCACGGCTTCCCCGAAACCAGCTTCGCGTGGCGCTTCCAGATTCCGGCGCTCGCGCGGCACTATCGCGTGATCGCGCCCGACCTGCGCGGCTACGGCGAAACCGACAAGCCCGCGGCCGGCTACGACAAGCGCAACATGGCGCGCGATCTCGCCGCGCTGCTCGATGCGCTCGGCATCGAGCGCATCGCGCTCGTCGGGCACGATCGCGGCGCACGTGTCGCGACGCGTTTCGCGAAGGACTTCCCCGAACGCGTCGACCGGCTCGTCGTGATGGACAACGTGCCGACGCGCATCGTCGCGCAGAACATGACCGCGCAAACGGCGCGCGCATACTGGTTTTTCCTGTTCCATCAGGTGCCCGACCTGCCGGAGGCGCTGATCGCCGGCAAGGAAGCCGAATGGCTCGGCTATTTTTTCGCGGACTGGTGCTACGACCCGCACGCCATCGCGGGCGACGCGTTCGACACCTACGTGCGCGCGTACCGGCGCCCGGGGGCCGTGCGCGGCGCACTGGCCGACTATCGCGCGAACGCGGAAGACGTGCAGCAGGACCTCGTCGATGCCGACGTCAGGATCGCGTGCCCGACCATGGCGATCTGGGGCGAGGATTTCTACGCGGTCGGCAAGATGTTCGACATGCAGGCCGTATGGGAAAGCATGGCGACGAACCTGCGCGCCGAGCCGATCGCGCAGTGCGGACATCTGCCGCACGAGGAACAGCCCGAGCGCGTGAACGCGCTGCTGCTCGACTTCCTGCGCGGCTGGGCCGGTTGA
- a CDS encoding DUF1427 family protein, translating into MPHLISPGAAIAVGFPYHRVRVQSPAAPLIALACRLGIVFDERATPPAAPVRDADTAYTTAEATTCSPCK; encoded by the coding sequence ATGCCTCATCTGATCTCGCCGGGAGCCGCCATCGCAGTCGGCTTCCCGTACCACCGCGTGCGCGTGCAATCGCCCGCGGCGCCGCTGATCGCGCTCGCGTGCCGGCTCGGCATCGTCTTCGACGAGCGGGCGACCCCGCCCGCCGCACCGGTCCGCGATGCGGACACCGCCTACACAACCGCGGAAGCCACGACATGCAGCCCGTGCAAGTAA
- a CDS encoding YoaK family protein, with product MQPVQVTTAGAAAPDHLRGEDVFLASIAGYVDTLGFVALFGLFTAHVTGNFILIGSGLAGVGQGLMIKWLAFPAFIAGIVAARLLDHRMRVRGHGPRARALYALQTILLAGFMLAGVAASPIGSADAPATIVCGLLGAAAMGVQNAHGRLTARTVVANTVMTGNVTQAVIDAFDWLVPIAAPAEREAARARLRRTLPPVAGFALGAGAGASAYLYAGFWALALPLAALGFLTWRSGRTDEPSVSR from the coding sequence ATGCAGCCCGTGCAAGTAACGACAGCGGGCGCGGCGGCCCCCGATCACCTGCGCGGCGAGGATGTGTTCCTCGCATCGATCGCCGGCTATGTCGACACGCTCGGCTTCGTCGCGCTGTTCGGGCTCTTTACCGCGCACGTCACCGGCAACTTCATCCTGATCGGCTCGGGCCTCGCCGGTGTCGGTCAGGGCCTCATGATCAAGTGGCTCGCGTTTCCGGCATTCATCGCGGGGATCGTGGCCGCCCGCCTGCTCGATCACCGGATGCGCGTGCGCGGGCATGGCCCGCGGGCGCGCGCGCTGTACGCACTGCAGACGATCCTGCTGGCCGGATTCATGCTCGCCGGCGTCGCGGCGTCGCCGATCGGCAGCGCCGACGCGCCCGCGACGATCGTCTGCGGGCTGCTCGGTGCGGCGGCAATGGGCGTGCAGAACGCGCACGGCCGGCTGACCGCGCGCACCGTCGTCGCGAACACCGTGATGACCGGCAACGTCACGCAGGCGGTCATCGACGCGTTCGACTGGCTCGTGCCGATCGCCGCGCCGGCCGAACGGGAAGCCGCACGCGCGCGGCTGCGGCGCACGCTGCCGCCGGTGGCCGGATTCGCGCTCGGCGCGGGCGCCGGGGCGAGCGCCTACCTGTACGCCGGGTTCTGGGCACTGGCGCTGCCGCTCGCGGCGCTCGGCTTCCTCACCTGGCGATCCGGTCGGACCGACGAGCCGTCCGTGTCGCGCTGA
- a CDS encoding LysR family transcriptional regulator: protein MKLSFEALEALDAIDRTGTFADAAELVHRVPSALTYVVRKLESDLGVALFDRSGRRAKLTHAGRIVVEEGRRLLHAAEQLERKAQRAQQGWETEIRVCIAEILPFDMLWPYVHAFYDLEMDTRLRLSTEVLGGTWDALISRRADLIVGAAGEPPELPDIVAQPIGTLRHVFVVAPTHPLAALPEPLSMASIVAYRGAVISDTSRELQPQSAALDPGQPYLAVPTLAAKLAAQCEGLAVGTLPDCIAAPAIAQGRLVAREVIGMRDTTRCYIAWRANEAGRALRWWVEQLGHHDLVDRFTARA, encoded by the coding sequence ATGAAGCTGTCTTTCGAAGCACTCGAGGCACTGGACGCGATCGACCGCACCGGTACGTTTGCCGACGCCGCGGAGTTGGTGCACCGCGTGCCGTCCGCACTGACATACGTCGTACGGAAGCTCGAGAGCGATCTCGGCGTCGCGTTGTTCGATCGCAGCGGGCGTCGTGCGAAGCTCACGCACGCGGGCCGCATCGTCGTCGAGGAAGGCCGTCGTCTGCTTCACGCTGCCGAACAGCTTGAACGGAAGGCGCAGCGCGCGCAGCAAGGTTGGGAAACCGAGATCCGCGTCTGCATCGCCGAGATACTGCCCTTCGACATGCTGTGGCCATATGTCCACGCGTTCTACGATCTCGAAATGGATACGCGGCTGCGACTCTCCACCGAAGTGCTCGGCGGCACCTGGGACGCGCTGATTTCGCGGCGGGCCGATCTGATCGTCGGCGCGGCCGGCGAGCCGCCGGAACTGCCGGACATCGTCGCGCAGCCGATCGGCACGCTGCGGCACGTGTTCGTGGTCGCCCCGACCCATCCGCTCGCCGCGCTGCCCGAACCGCTGTCGATGGCATCGATCGTCGCGTATCGCGGCGCGGTGATCTCCGACACGTCCCGCGAACTTCAGCCGCAGTCGGCCGCGCTTGACCCTGGCCAACCGTATCTCGCGGTGCCGACGCTCGCTGCGAAACTGGCCGCGCAATGCGAGGGGCTCGCGGTGGGTACGCTCCCGGACTGCATCGCGGCGCCCGCGATCGCGCAAGGCAGGCTCGTCGCGCGGGAAGTCATCGGCATGCGCGACACGACCCGTTGCTATATCGCGTGGCGCGCCAACGAAGCCGGGCGCGCGCTACGCTGGTGGGTCGAACAGCTCGGTCACCACGACCTCGTCGACCGGTTCACCGCGCGCGCGTGA
- a CDS encoding XapX domain-containing protein — protein sequence MKPYIASLLAGILAGVVYALIGVQSPAPPAIALVGLLGILAGEQILPVVRRMFDGIRLGTAWRDAKCSQHMFGALPGAHADAAVKRRESTPT from the coding sequence ATGAAACCGTACATTGCTTCACTTCTCGCCGGCATCCTCGCCGGCGTCGTTTATGCGCTGATCGGCGTGCAATCGCCGGCGCCGCCCGCCATCGCGCTGGTCGGCCTGCTCGGCATCCTGGCCGGCGAGCAGATTCTTCCCGTGGTGCGACGGATGTTCGACGGCATCCGACTGGGAACCGCGTGGCGCGACGCCAAGTGCAGCCAGCACATGTTCGGCGCGCTGCCCGGCGCACACGCCGACGCTGCCGTGAAGCGCCGCGAATCGACGCCGACGTGA
- a CDS encoding hydrolase, which translates to MSNPKLEVLTPHNSQLIFIDQQPQMAFGVQSIDRQTLKNNVVGLAKAAKVFNIPTTITTVESDSFSGHTYPELLDVFPNQKTLERTSMNSWDDQKVRDALAANGRKKVVVSGLWTEVCNTTFALCAMLEGDYEIYMVADASGGTTQAAHDFAMQRMVQAGVVPVTWQQVLLEWQRDWAHRETYDAVMAIAKEHSGAYGMGVDYAYTMVHKAPQRTATPHESIPAVPAK; encoded by the coding sequence ATGAGCAATCCCAAGCTTGAAGTACTTACTCCGCACAACAGCCAGCTGATCTTCATCGACCAGCAGCCGCAGATGGCGTTCGGCGTGCAGTCGATCGATCGCCAGACGCTGAAGAACAACGTCGTCGGGCTCGCGAAGGCCGCGAAGGTCTTCAACATTCCGACCACGATCACGACGGTCGAAAGCGACAGCTTCTCGGGCCACACCTATCCCGAGCTGCTCGACGTGTTCCCGAACCAGAAGACGCTCGAACGCACGTCGATGAATTCGTGGGACGACCAGAAGGTGCGCGACGCGCTCGCCGCGAACGGCCGCAAGAAGGTGGTCGTGTCGGGCCTGTGGACCGAAGTCTGCAATACGACGTTCGCGCTGTGCGCGATGCTCGAAGGCGACTACGAGATCTACATGGTCGCCGACGCATCGGGCGGCACGACGCAGGCTGCGCACGACTTCGCGATGCAGCGCATGGTGCAGGCCGGCGTGGTGCCGGTCACGTGGCAGCAGGTCCTGCTCGAATGGCAGCGCGACTGGGCGCACCGCGAGACGTACGACGCGGTGATGGCGATCGCGAAGGAGCATTCGGGCGCATACGGGATGGGCGTGGACTACGCGTACACGATGGTCCACAAGGCGCCGCAGCGCACCGCGACGCCGCACGAGTCGATCCCGGCCGTTCCGGCGAAGTAA
- a CDS encoding DUF1427 family protein translates to MEPYLVSLGAGLLIGVIYSAIKIRSPAPPLIALVGLLGMLIGVQALPTVKQLFGF, encoded by the coding sequence ATGGAACCTTATCTGGTTTCCCTTGGTGCGGGCCTGCTGATCGGTGTGATTTACAGCGCCATCAAGATTCGCTCTCCCGCACCGCCGCTGATTGCGCTGGTCGGGTTGCTCGGCATGCTGATCGGCGTGCAGGCCTTACCCACCGTGAAACAGCTGTTTGGCTTTTGA
- a CDS encoding amidohydrolase — protein MTATVTQPDLILHNGRFTTLDRANPVATAVAIAAGRFVAVGSDADVMPLAGRATKTIDLGGRGVLPGLIDNHCHVIRGGLNYNMELRWDGVPSLAVAMEMLKRQVAVTPAPQWVRVVGGFTEHQFVEKRLPTIDELNAVAPDTPVFILHLYDRALLNAAALRVVGYTKDTPEPPGGTILRDAAGNPTGLLLANPNATILYATLAKGPKLPFEYQYNSTRHFMRELNRLGVTGVIDAGGGSQNYPEDYEVIRKLHDAGEMTIRIAYNLFTQKPNAEKEDFVNWTKSVKYHDGTDYFRNNGAGEMLAFSAADFEDFRVARPDLPEQMEDDLEGVVRVLAENRWPWRMHATYDETISRALDVFEKVDKDIPLEGLNWFFDHAETITEQSMDRIAALGGGVAVQHRMAYQGEYFVERYGAQAAEATPPVAKMLGKGLKVSAGTDATRVASYNPWVSLAWLVTGKTVGGMRLYPQRNLLDRETALRMWTEYVTWFSNEEGKKGRIAVGQLADLIVPDRDFFACAEDDIAATTALLTVVDGKIVWGAGPFASHDAPIPPAMPDWSPVREFGGYGGWGATQRNGAPLQRAAAAAMCGCANACTVHQHAHASAWASALPTSDAKGFWGAFGCSCWAV, from the coding sequence ATGACCGCAACCGTGACCCAGCCGGATCTGATCCTGCACAACGGGCGATTCACGACGCTCGACCGCGCGAACCCCGTCGCCACGGCCGTCGCGATTGCCGCCGGCCGCTTCGTCGCGGTGGGCAGCGACGCGGACGTCATGCCGCTCGCGGGCCGCGCGACGAAGACGATCGATCTCGGCGGCCGCGGCGTGCTGCCGGGCCTGATCGACAACCACTGCCACGTGATTCGCGGCGGACTGAACTACAACATGGAACTGCGCTGGGACGGCGTGCCGTCGCTCGCGGTCGCGATGGAGATGCTCAAGCGTCAGGTCGCTGTGACGCCCGCGCCGCAGTGGGTGCGCGTGGTCGGCGGCTTCACCGAACATCAGTTCGTGGAGAAGCGGCTGCCGACGATCGACGAACTCAATGCAGTCGCGCCGGACACACCCGTATTCATCCTGCACCTGTACGACCGCGCGCTGCTGAACGCGGCGGCGCTGCGGGTGGTCGGCTACACGAAGGACACGCCGGAGCCGCCGGGCGGCACCATCCTGCGCGATGCCGCCGGCAACCCGACCGGCCTGCTGCTCGCGAACCCGAACGCGACGATCCTCTACGCGACGCTCGCGAAGGGGCCGAAGCTGCCGTTCGAGTATCAGTACAACTCGACGCGCCACTTCATGCGCGAGCTGAACCGGCTGGGCGTGACCGGCGTGATCGACGCGGGCGGCGGGTCGCAGAATTATCCGGAGGATTACGAAGTGATCCGCAAGCTGCACGACGCGGGCGAGATGACGATCCGCATCGCGTACAACCTGTTCACGCAGAAGCCGAACGCGGAGAAGGAAGACTTCGTGAACTGGACGAAGAGCGTCAAGTACCACGACGGCACTGACTACTTCCGCAATAACGGCGCGGGCGAGATGCTGGCGTTTTCCGCGGCCGACTTCGAAGACTTCCGCGTCGCGCGTCCGGACCTGCCCGAGCAGATGGAGGACGATCTCGAAGGCGTCGTGCGCGTGCTCGCGGAAAACCGCTGGCCGTGGCGCATGCACGCGACCTACGACGAAACCATCAGCCGCGCGCTCGACGTGTTCGAGAAGGTCGACAAGGACATCCCGCTCGAAGGGCTGAACTGGTTCTTCGATCACGCGGAAACGATCACCGAGCAATCGATGGACCGGATCGCCGCGCTCGGCGGCGGCGTCGCGGTGCAGCATCGGATGGCGTACCAGGGCGAGTACTTCGTCGAGCGCTACGGCGCGCAAGCCGCGGAGGCGACGCCGCCGGTCGCGAAGATGCTCGGCAAGGGGCTGAAGGTGTCGGCCGGCACGGATGCGACGCGCGTCGCGTCGTACAACCCGTGGGTATCGCTCGCGTGGCTCGTGACGGGCAAGACGGTCGGCGGCATGCGCCTGTATCCGCAGCGCAACCTGCTCGATCGCGAAACCGCGCTGCGGATGTGGACCGAGTACGTGACGTGGTTCTCGAACGAGGAAGGCAAGAAAGGACGCATCGCGGTGGGGCAGCTTGCCGACCTGATCGTCCCGGATCGCGATTTCTTCGCGTGTGCGGAAGACGATATCGCCGCCACGACCGCGTTGCTGACGGTGGTCGACGGGAAGATCGTGTGGGGGGCGGGGCCGTTCGCATCGCACGACGCGCCGATTCCGCCGGCGATGCCGGACTGGTCGCCGGTGCGCGAGTTTGGCGGCTACGGCGGCTGGGGCGCGACGCAGCGCAACGGCGCGCCGTTGCAGCGCGCGGCGGCCGCCGCGATGTGCGGCTGCGCGAATGCATGCACCGTTCACCAGCATGCGCACGCGAGCGCATGGGCAAGCGCGTTGCCGACGTCCGACGCGAAGGGCTTCTGGGGCGCGTTCGGCTGTTCGTGCTGGGCGGTCTGA
- a CDS encoding VOC family protein gives MSSLNLRNLLRMTAASSAVLAALLAGAPALADETHLDDIASPAAAARFPAVAVGPQYDTTHVCVAPEDFDRFTDSFVATFGGKKSKQGVFQVTPTPSQTMSQLVLTPVGTISVFGFKTPIPYPFCEERTGYLVTDMDVAVKSARAHGADIVVTTFPDPIGRDAIVRWPGGVNMQLYWHTQAPNYDPLQTVPENRVYVSPESASKLARNFAAFSHGKIVSDVRHAPGIEIGRPNDTYRRIRIESGFGKMTVLATDGHLPYPFGREMTGYEVADLAATLKQAEAAGVTVLVPPFKSDGRDAALVQFPGGYVAEIHARSK, from the coding sequence ATGAGTTCACTGAATCTGCGCAACCTGCTGCGCATGACCGCCGCGTCGTCGGCCGTGCTCGCCGCGCTGCTGGCCGGCGCGCCGGCGCTCGCCGACGAAACCCACCTCGACGACATCGCGTCGCCGGCCGCCGCGGCGCGCTTCCCCGCAGTCGCGGTCGGCCCGCAGTACGACACGACGCACGTGTGCGTCGCACCCGAAGACTTCGACCGCTTCACGGACAGCTTCGTCGCGACGTTCGGCGGCAAGAAGTCGAAGCAGGGCGTGTTCCAGGTCACGCCGACGCCGAGCCAGACGATGTCGCAGCTCGTGCTGACGCCGGTCGGCACGATCTCGGTGTTCGGCTTCAAGACGCCGATCCCGTATCCGTTCTGCGAGGAACGCACCGGCTATCTCGTCACCGACATGGACGTCGCGGTGAAGTCGGCGCGCGCGCATGGTGCGGACATCGTCGTGACGACGTTCCCCGATCCGATCGGCCGCGATGCGATCGTCCGCTGGCCGGGCGGCGTGAACATGCAGCTGTACTGGCACACGCAGGCGCCGAACTACGACCCGCTGCAGACGGTGCCGGAGAACCGCGTGTACGTATCGCCGGAAAGCGCGAGCAAGCTCGCACGCAACTTCGCCGCGTTCTCGCATGGCAAGATCGTGTCGGACGTGCGCCATGCGCCGGGCATCGAGATCGGCCGGCCGAACGATACCTACCGCCGCATTCGCATCGAATCGGGCTTCGGCAAGATGACCGTGCTCGCGACCGACGGCCACCTGCCGTACCCGTTCGGGCGCGAGATGACGGGCTATGAAGTCGCCGATCTCGCCGCGACGCTGAAGCAGGCCGAAGCCGCGGGCGTGACGGTGCTCGTGCCGCCGTTCAAGTCGGACGGCCGCGACGCGGCGCTCGTGCAGTTCCCGGGCGGCTACGTCGCTGAAATCCACGCGCGGTCGAAATGA